Proteins encoded by one window of Companilactobacillus ginsenosidimutans:
- a CDS encoding NAD(P)H-dependent oxidoreductase gives MKTIIYTHPYQDSFNHAIQETMEKIFADKHQESQVIDLYGDNFDPVMSRSELAKYSSGKTSDPLVSKYQRMIADSDELVFIFPIWWHMYPAMLKGFIDKVMLHGFAYDSTDEIPWQGLLSYINRVTVITTSTVTKDYLVEQCGNPIQGVFINRTLDDLGILPEKSNWIHYGKVDKTPKENHVNFLNELADLYQNGQK, from the coding sequence ATGAAAACAATAATTTATACGCACCCTTATCAAGATAGTTTCAATCATGCAATCCAAGAAACTATGGAGAAAATTTTTGCAGATAAACATCAGGAATCACAAGTCATTGACCTATATGGAGATAACTTTGATCCAGTAATGTCGCGCTCAGAACTAGCCAAATACAGTAGCGGCAAAACTAGTGATCCACTGGTTTCGAAGTACCAGAGGATGATTGCTGACTCTGACGAGTTAGTCTTCATTTTTCCAATTTGGTGGCACATGTACCCTGCCATGCTTAAAGGATTTATCGACAAAGTGATGTTGCATGGATTCGCATATGACTCAACTGATGAAATACCCTGGCAAGGACTGTTATCGTATATTAATCGGGTTACGGTTATTACGACTTCAACTGTCACTAAAGACTATTTGGTTGAACAATGTGGCAACCCAATTCAAGGTGTTTTCATTAATCGAACGCTGGATGATTTAGGGATTCTACCTGAGAAATCTAACTGGATTCACTATGGGAAAGTTGATAAGACTCCTAAGGAAAATCATGTTAATTTTTTAAACGAGTTGGCTGATTTATATCAAAATGGACAAAAATAA
- a CDS encoding AzlC family ABC transporter permease, which produces MDDRLDTRSAIKDTLPTVFGYLGIGIAFGVVGKATGLSTFLVVLTSLITYSGSAQFVLVGLLVAHSPLLTMIFSVFLVNSRMILMSTTVARYFKDESLLKNILIGSLITDESFALSMTKLNHTGEKLNFEWFNTVNLMAYFTWAIASFIGAVLGNLITDPNKFGLDFALVAMFIGLLYLQLISDRSINMYLQLIMIGITLVLVFVGLIFIPSSLLILVVTLIACALGVILKNAFF; this is translated from the coding sequence ATGGACGATAGACTTGATACTCGTTCAGCTATCAAAGACACTTTGCCTACTGTCTTTGGTTATTTGGGGATTGGTATTGCTTTTGGTGTTGTTGGTAAAGCTACTGGTCTTAGTACTTTTTTAGTTGTTCTGACGTCATTAATTACTTATTCTGGATCGGCTCAATTTGTTTTGGTTGGTTTGTTGGTTGCGCATAGTCCGCTGCTTACTATGATTTTTTCAGTCTTTTTGGTTAATTCTAGAATGATTTTGATGAGTACTACTGTCGCTAGATATTTTAAAGATGAATCACTTCTGAAAAACATTCTTATCGGTAGTTTGATAACTGATGAGAGTTTTGCTTTGAGTATGACTAAGCTTAATCATACTGGGGAAAAGTTGAATTTCGAATGGTTCAATACTGTTAACTTGATGGCTTATTTCACTTGGGCAATTGCTTCGTTCATTGGTGCTGTCCTTGGTAACTTAATTACCGATCCCAATAAATTTGGACTGGACTTTGCCTTGGTTGCAATGTTTATCGGTTTATTATACTTGCAATTAATTAGTGACCGTTCAATCAACATGTATCTTCAACTTATCATGATTGGAATCACGCTTGTTTTAGTGTTTGTGGGACTAATTTTCATCCCCAGCAGTTTACTAATTTTGGTAGTAACACTTATTGCCTGTGCGTTAGGAGTGATATTGAAAAATGCCTTCTTTTAG
- a CDS encoding AzlD domain-containing protein, with translation MPSFSFVVLTIFSTGLVTWLSRIMPFWILRKVKLSPKVIEFLSFVPIVIMSALWFENLFHQNVGYLPTVDWPNLFASVPTVISAIISRSLLVVVVVGVISLAVIRMYF, from the coding sequence ATGCCTTCTTTTAGTTTTGTAGTTTTAACCATATTTAGTACCGGTCTAGTAACTTGGCTATCTCGTATCATGCCATTTTGGATTTTGCGTAAAGTGAAGCTGTCTCCGAAAGTAATCGAGTTCTTGAGCTTTGTTCCTATCGTAATTATGTCAGCCCTTTGGTTCGAAAATTTGTTCCATCAAAATGTCGGATACTTGCCTACTGTTGATTGGCCAAACTTGTTTGCCTCAGTTCCCACTGTCATTTCTGCGATAATTAGTCGTAGCCTATTAGTTGTTGTGGTAGTTGGAGTAATTTCTTTAGCCGTAATCAGAATGTATTTCTAA
- a CDS encoding CopY/TcrY family copper transport repressor, with protein MENVKDINITTAEWRIMRVIWSLGTATSRELTDILGESMDWKPATVKTLLRRLMDKDIIKAEKDGNKFIYSATMPEEDTIEITTKQFFDQVCAKKVGNAISSIIDESELTQADIDKITESLSKKSPVTNIQCNCIPGNCNC; from the coding sequence ATGGAAAATGTAAAAGATATTAATATCACTACTGCCGAGTGGCGGATAATGCGAGTTATCTGGTCATTAGGAACGGCCACTTCAAGAGAGTTAACTGATATTTTAGGTGAATCAATGGACTGGAAACCAGCGACTGTAAAAACTTTATTGAGAAGGTTGATGGATAAGGACATTATCAAGGCTGAAAAAGACGGTAATAAATTTATCTATTCAGCTACCATGCCTGAAGAAGATACAATTGAAATTACTACTAAACAGTTTTTCGACCAAGTTTGTGCCAAGAAAGTCGGGAATGCGATATCTTCAATTATTGATGAATCGGAATTGACACAAGCAGATATCGACAAAATAACAGAGTCACTATCTAAAAAGAGTCCCGTTACTAACATTCAGTGTAATTGCATACCCGGAAACTGTAATTGCTGA
- a CDS encoding CynX/NimT family MFS transporter encodes MKNKNQSWFIFSMMLIAANLRLPITVIPPLLKNIESELGVPSSLVGLVTSIPLIAFAVFSPIIVKIAKKFGNELTVFVFFIILIGGSYLRIIPSIWALFIGTALVGIGIDSGNVLVPAMIKDHLPNKIPLGTGLYTLSMLLIGAIGTALAGIFITKISLGTTLAILSALSILALILWIPNLKSNTKDKTTNTKEIPNYRTVWNQRVGWLITLYFGLQSLVYYSLLTWTPSVLESHGVTPVVSSNLLTLLQLSGLPCSFIVPMFASKLNGRRFLDAFLIIGYVFGPLMFLLNIQTTWILVVISFLTGFGSGIAFNEAIYFFTNKTTNPYQTAEVSGMAQSAGYLLAAFGPVVFGYLHGLAGSWAPTMIIMTVMSIILVTAGIVINHHKPIAE; translated from the coding sequence TTGAAAAACAAGAATCAAAGCTGGTTTATCTTTAGTATGATGCTAATTGCAGCCAATTTGCGATTACCAATTACTGTCATTCCACCGCTTCTAAAAAACATTGAAAGTGAACTTGGAGTTCCAAGCTCATTAGTTGGATTGGTAACCTCAATTCCACTAATTGCCTTTGCAGTTTTCAGCCCAATTATCGTTAAAATTGCCAAAAAATTTGGTAACGAACTAACAGTGTTTGTATTTTTCATCATCCTAATTGGGGGAAGTTATTTGAGAATCATCCCATCAATTTGGGCATTATTTATCGGTACAGCCTTAGTAGGTATTGGAATCGATAGTGGAAACGTCCTAGTTCCTGCGATGATCAAAGATCATCTACCCAATAAAATCCCACTGGGAACTGGATTATATACACTGTCAATGTTACTAATCGGTGCCATCGGTACAGCCTTAGCAGGGATATTCATCACAAAAATTAGTCTTGGCACTACTTTAGCAATCCTGTCAGCCTTAAGTATCCTAGCATTGATACTTTGGATACCAAATTTAAAATCAAATACAAAAGACAAAACAACTAACACAAAAGAAATTCCCAACTATCGAACAGTTTGGAATCAAAGAGTGGGTTGGCTAATCACGCTTTACTTCGGTCTGCAGTCACTAGTTTATTATTCACTGCTAACCTGGACACCATCAGTCCTCGAAAGTCACGGAGTAACTCCAGTAGTATCAAGCAACTTATTAACCCTATTACAATTAAGTGGTCTACCATGTTCATTCATAGTTCCAATGTTTGCCTCAAAGTTAAACGGAAGAAGATTTCTAGACGCCTTCCTAATTATCGGATACGTCTTTGGACCATTAATGTTCTTACTTAACATCCAAACAACTTGGATACTCGTAGTAATCTCATTCTTAACTGGCTTCGGATCAGGTATCGCCTTCAACGAAGCAATCTACTTCTTCACTAATAAAACAACTAATCCATATCAAACTGCCGAAGTATCCGGAATGGCACAATCAGCCGGTTACCTATTAGCAGCGTTTGGACCGGTAGTCTTTGGATATCTCCACGGACTAGCAGGCAGCTGGGCACCAACAATGATAATCATGACAGTAATGTCGATAATCCTAGTTACCGCTGGAATTGTGATTAACCATCATAAACCAATTGCTGAATAG
- a CDS encoding aldo/keto reductase yields the protein MDNLIKVGKSDVTSKKLGLGTNKVGGHNIFQNLKDEDGYAVVKEAIDSGITTLDTAYMYGNGRSEEIIGDVIQDYNRSKLVIATKAAQNPDNDNKPDNSPEFLKKAVDDALKRLKTDYIDIFYIHYPDENTPKNEAVAALNELKKAGKIKAIGLSNFSLDQIKEANKDGLVDIVEDNYSLVHRDAEKSLFPYLRKNKISFVPYFPLASGLLTGKYNLGDAKKFSQFTADQYSDIMDALGVVHKIANKTNSNIAEVVLAWYMQNPDISIVIPGARVPEQVDQNVKSLDINLRNSDYHAIDEAFAEFA from the coding sequence ATGGATAATTTAATTAAGGTTGGAAAGTCCGACGTTACTAGTAAGAAATTAGGACTAGGTACAAACAAAGTTGGTGGACACAACATTTTTCAAAATTTGAAGGACGAAGATGGTTACGCTGTTGTTAAAGAAGCAATCGACAGTGGCATTACTACATTAGACACCGCTTATATGTACGGTAATGGTCGTTCTGAAGAGATTATTGGCGACGTGATTCAAGACTACAATCGTAGCAAATTAGTTATCGCCACAAAGGCTGCCCAAAATCCTGACAACGACAACAAGCCAGACAATAGCCCAGAGTTTTTGAAAAAGGCTGTTGATGATGCGTTGAAACGTCTCAAGACAGACTATATTGATATTTTTTATATTCACTATCCAGACGAAAATACGCCAAAGAATGAGGCAGTCGCAGCATTAAATGAGTTGAAGAAAGCTGGAAAAATCAAAGCAATCGGCTTGTCTAATTTCTCATTAGACCAAATCAAAGAAGCCAATAAAGACGGCCTGGTAGACATCGTCGAAGACAATTACAGCTTGGTACATCGTGATGCTGAAAAGAGCTTATTCCCATATTTGAGAAAGAATAAAATCTCATTCGTACCATATTTCCCACTAGCCTCAGGATTGTTAACAGGAAAATACAATCTAGGGGATGCCAAGAAATTCAGCCAATTCACAGCTGACCAGTATAGTGACATCATGGATGCACTAGGCGTCGTACACAAGATTGCCAACAAGACAAACTCAAACATTGCCGAAGTAGTGTTGGCATGGTACATGCAAAATCCAGATATCTCAATCGTCATACCAGGTGCAAGAGTACCAGAACAAGTTGATCAAAATGTGAAATCATTAGATATCAATTTGAGAAATAGCGATTACCACGCAATCGATGAAGCATTTGCTGAATTTGCATAA
- a CDS encoding sulfite exporter TauE/SafE family protein, whose product MTQTEILVILIILFGAFIRTVFGFGDALAAMPLLTLISFDLKTSTALIGVTGFLVAIPAAFKYRTSINWAVIRRMVIGSILGIPVGIALVKYSSAATVARVLGGFLIIYGLYSFFNSFRVRKVSTQLDSNWWDYFFGLISGLLGSAYNSHGVAIAIYGTLKNWTADEFRGILQAHFMCVGVIVVSSQAVSGFWNMEVVKILLISIPLLLILIPFANWVSKKINSVQMVKYVYAMLTLFGVMLIIKG is encoded by the coding sequence TTGACACAAACTGAAATACTAGTGATATTAATAATTTTGTTCGGAGCATTCATTAGAACTGTCTTCGGTTTTGGGGATGCACTCGCTGCCATGCCGCTTCTCACGTTAATTTCATTCGACTTGAAAACTTCGACGGCCTTGATTGGTGTGACAGGATTTCTAGTCGCAATTCCAGCAGCGTTCAAATATCGTACGTCAATAAATTGGGCAGTGATTCGCAGGATGGTGATTGGTTCAATTCTAGGAATTCCCGTCGGAATCGCACTAGTAAAGTATTCCAGCGCGGCGACAGTTGCCAGAGTTTTGGGTGGATTCCTGATAATTTATGGCCTGTATAGTTTTTTCAATTCATTCAGAGTAAGAAAAGTTTCAACTCAGTTGGATTCCAATTGGTGGGACTACTTTTTTGGATTAATCTCAGGTTTGTTAGGCAGTGCTTATAACAGTCATGGTGTGGCAATAGCAATTTATGGAACGTTGAAAAATTGGACGGCGGATGAATTCAGAGGAATTCTTCAGGCTCATTTTATGTGCGTAGGAGTGATTGTGGTTTCCAGTCAGGCTGTATCTGGATTTTGGAATATGGAAGTGGTTAAAATACTTTTGATTTCAATTCCGTTACTGTTGATTTTGATTCCTTTTGCAAATTGGGTCAGTAAAAAGATAAATAGCGTTCAGATGGTCAAATACGTCTATGCAATGTTAACTTTGTTCGGAGTTATGTTGATTATAAAAGGATAG
- the leuD gene encoding 3-isopropylmalate dehydratase small subunit yields the protein MKPITVITDTSVPIMKENIDTDQLIPKQFLKNILKVGYGKDLFYDWRYLPGGKPNPDFVLNDSDRQKATILVTGDNFGCGSSREHAVWALKDYGFKAVIAGGYSDIFYMNSTKNGLLAITLPEDQRKILAGAPADEKITIDLPNQQVRYRDFTFDFDIDPLWKRKFINGLDDIAITMGYENKIEDFESKMPNFN from the coding sequence ATGAAACCAATCACAGTAATTACTGACACATCAGTTCCTATAATGAAAGAAAATATTGATACTGATCAACTAATTCCCAAACAGTTTCTAAAGAATATTTTGAAAGTTGGTTATGGCAAGGACTTGTTTTACGATTGGCGATACTTGCCAGGCGGAAAGCCAAATCCTGACTTTGTCTTGAATGACAGCGACAGACAGAAAGCGACTATTCTGGTTACCGGAGATAATTTTGGCTGTGGATCATCACGTGAACATGCCGTCTGGGCATTGAAAGATTACGGCTTTAAAGCCGTTATTGCGGGTGGATACAGCGATATATTTTATATGAATAGTACTAAGAATGGATTGCTAGCAATTACTTTGCCAGAAGACCAACGGAAAATTTTGGCAGGAGCACCGGCGGACGAAAAAATAACCATAGACTTGCCCAACCAACAAGTAAGATATCGAGATTTCACTTTTGATTTTGATATTGATCCCCTTTGGAAACGCAAGTTTATCAATGGTTTGGACGACATTGCGATTACGATGGGTTACGAAAATAAAATTGAAGATTTTGAAAGCAAGATGCCAAATTTTAATTAG
- the leuB gene encoding 3-isopropylmalate dehydrogenase, which yields MMDKKKIAVLKGDYIGPEIMNAGLEVLKAATENQNFDYEINSVPFGGEAIDSEGVPLPDRTLQACKNSDAVLLSAIGGPKWDNAAKRPEAGLLEIRKKLNLFSNIRPTQISEAMQDYSPIKIEHEVNFVIVRELTSGIYFGTPRTKSAAGAVDTMSYSTGEIERVAKVAFDMAMRRNKHVTLVDKANVLATSKLWREVVGRIADSYLKVEFDCSYVDAMAMKVISEPEKFDVILTENLFGDILSDEAAEITGSLGTIPSMSVGENGPALYEPIHGSAPDIAGLGIANPISMIKSVAMMLENSFDRGDLATRINNAIEVAINKKVVTPDLGGKSTTTEVTSEIINNIRESSDNYATNNVR from the coding sequence ATGATGGATAAGAAAAAAATAGCAGTGCTAAAAGGTGATTATATCGGACCAGAAATCATGAATGCTGGTTTGGAAGTCCTGAAGGCAGCAACGGAAAATCAGAATTTTGATTATGAAATTAATTCCGTTCCATTCGGGGGTGAGGCAATTGATTCCGAAGGAGTTCCATTACCAGACAGGACTTTGCAAGCTTGTAAGAACAGTGATGCCGTGCTGTTGTCAGCAATAGGTGGTCCAAAATGGGATAACGCAGCCAAACGCCCTGAAGCAGGATTGCTGGAAATTCGTAAGAAGTTAAACCTGTTCAGCAACATTCGTCCAACTCAGATCAGTGAAGCCATGCAAGATTATTCTCCAATAAAAATTGAGCATGAAGTGAACTTCGTTATCGTACGTGAATTGACGAGTGGAATTTACTTCGGAACTCCAAGGACCAAATCGGCAGCGGGTGCGGTTGATACGATGTCATATTCGACTGGTGAGATTGAACGTGTGGCGAAAGTTGCATTTGATATGGCGATGCGTCGAAACAAGCATGTGACTTTGGTTGATAAAGCAAATGTTTTGGCCACTAGCAAGTTGTGGCGCGAGGTCGTAGGACGTATTGCAGATTCGTATCTCAAAGTTGAATTTGACTGCAGTTATGTGGATGCGATGGCTATGAAAGTTATTTCTGAACCTGAGAAATTTGATGTGATTTTGACTGAAAATTTGTTTGGCGACATCTTGAGCGATGAAGCGGCAGAAATCACTGGATCATTAGGAACTATTCCATCGATGAGTGTAGGAGAAAATGGCCCGGCATTATATGAACCAATTCATGGTTCCGCTCCTGACATCGCCGGGCTGGGAATTGCTAATCCAATTTCGATGATCAAATCAGTTGCGATGATGTTGGAAAACTCATTTGATCGTGGTGACTTGGCCACTCGAATAAATAATGCAATTGAAGTTGCTATTAACAAAAAAGTCGTCACTCCTGACCTTGGTGGCAAGAGTACGACTACTGAAGTTACTTCTGAAATAATTAATAATATTAGGGAAAGTAGTGATAATTATGCCACAAACAATGTTCGATAA
- a CDS encoding 2-isopropylmalate synthase, which produces MSKYIQFFDTTLRDGEQTIGVNFSIDEKVAIAKQLENWGVDVIEAGFPVASKGDFEAVTAVAKAVKHARVTGLARARKGDIDACVKATSMATHKQIHVFIATSPIHREDKLNMTKEQVIDAITYSVDYAHKFFDIVEFSPEDATRTEPDFLVESIQAAIDAGATVINIPDTVGYTNPQEFEKLFKNLRNNIPMFDQITFSVHCHDDLGMAVANSLEAIKAGATRIEGTINGIGERAGNAALEEVAAAMYVRKDYYHAENNIDMAETKKTSDMISHCSEMAVPHNKAVVGANAFAHESGIHQDGMLKNPQTYEILTPAVVGANKTSLPLGKLSGSHAVMQKLQTMGYQVTRDDMKVIFPRFKNIADNTSIVSESELKNIMREVNKVTA; this is translated from the coding sequence ATGAGCAAATATATTCAATTTTTCGATACGACATTACGAGATGGAGAACAAACGATAGGCGTCAATTTCAGTATTGATGAAAAAGTTGCAATTGCTAAACAACTTGAGAACTGGGGAGTTGATGTGATCGAAGCAGGCTTTCCCGTGGCATCTAAAGGTGATTTTGAAGCGGTGACTGCAGTTGCTAAAGCAGTTAAACATGCAAGAGTTACTGGATTAGCTAGAGCCAGAAAAGGCGATATCGATGCCTGTGTTAAAGCAACATCCATGGCAACGCATAAACAGATTCATGTTTTTATTGCAACTAGTCCAATTCATCGTGAGGACAAGTTGAATATGACGAAAGAACAAGTAATTGATGCAATCACTTATAGTGTGGATTATGCACATAAATTTTTTGATATCGTGGAATTTTCACCTGAGGATGCTACTAGAACAGAGCCAGACTTTTTAGTTGAATCTATCCAGGCAGCAATTGATGCTGGAGCCACAGTAATCAATATTCCTGATACTGTCGGATATACCAACCCACAGGAATTTGAAAAATTGTTCAAGAATCTTCGCAACAATATTCCAATGTTTGATCAAATAACTTTTTCCGTACATTGCCACGATGATTTAGGTATGGCAGTTGCTAACAGTCTTGAAGCAATCAAAGCTGGTGCCACTCGGATTGAAGGAACTATCAATGGAATTGGTGAACGCGCTGGGAATGCTGCCCTGGAAGAAGTTGCCGCAGCAATGTATGTCCGCAAAGATTACTATCATGCCGAAAATAATATTGATATGGCAGAAACTAAGAAAACTAGCGACATGATCAGTCACTGTTCAGAAATGGCAGTGCCACACAATAAAGCGGTTGTTGGTGCCAATGCCTTTGCTCACGAATCAGGTATCCATCAAGATGGAATGCTCAAGAATCCACAGACATATGAAATTCTTACACCGGCAGTTGTCGGAGCAAACAAAACCAGTCTTCCACTAGGGAAACTTTCCGGCTCACATGCAGTAATGCAGAAACTACAAACAATGGGATATCAAGTTACACGTGATGATATGAAAGTTATCTTCCCACGATTTAAGAACATTGCCGATAACACTTCAATAGTTTCAGAATCGGAACTTAAAAATATTATGCGAGAGGTCAATAAGGTGACAGCATGA
- a CDS encoding helix-turn-helix domain-containing protein encodes MWKYTQKEKYNLIKEFEKSDLPRQTFAKTKGISPETFRDWNNYYKENGYEGLRNSKSRTFYSAETKINSVRAYANGEGNLKQVCEKFGVKSSKQLRMWLIQYNNGKTLKATPVRKKVTAVPRKTTIDERIEVVEFILNKHHSYSEASERFDVSYQQARLWVMKVQGDGYKALVDERGHRIHHKAEEISELEKLKLENRELKAKLNEQEAIAAFEKKLNELQHRG; translated from the coding sequence ATGTGGAAATATACTCAAAAAGAAAAATATAACCTTATCAAGGAATTTGAAAAATCTGATTTACCTCGACAGACATTTGCGAAAACCAAAGGAATCAGTCCCGAAACGTTTAGGGACTGGAATAATTACTACAAAGAGAATGGTTATGAAGGACTAAGGAATAGTAAATCACGTACGTTTTATAGTGCTGAAACAAAGATCAACTCTGTTCGTGCATATGCGAATGGTGAAGGTAATCTAAAGCAAGTATGTGAAAAATTCGGAGTGAAATCATCTAAACAACTCAGAATGTGGTTGATACAGTATAATAATGGCAAGACTCTTAAGGCTACGCCTGTCAGGAAGAAGGTCACTGCTGTGCCAAGAAAAACAACGATAGATGAAAGAATTGAAGTTGTAGAATTCATTCTTAATAAACATCATTCCTATTCAGAAGCATCTGAACGATTTGATGTTTCTTATCAACAAGCTCGGCTTTGGGTTATGAAAGTCCAAGGTGATGGCTATAAAGCTCTCGTAGATGAGCGTGGCCATAGGATTCATCATAAAGCAGAAGAGATTAGTGAACTAGAGAAATTGAAACTTGAAAACCGTGAACTCAAAGCAAAATTGAATGAACAAGAAGCCATTGCGGCGTTTGAAAAAAAATTAAACGAACTTCAGCACAGGGGGTGA
- a CDS encoding IS3 family transposase, whose amino-acid sequence MNSQRKLSYQAIMEVSEGNHGWKSILLDHIGVSRQALNKFLHHRKTDWEHKNDLLTEVVLKTYKDHFQRIGAGKILSHITKEHLLDFEVTYYQVRRVMRSEGISCKSKAKKRSRKDDNDQHEKDNVLNQNFEVEKPNMVWLSDSTQLEFGIKETHKVKLSGILDLCSRKIIGSFISPSETAEAEIAMFKETFEEMGDVHPMVHTDRGPAFTAVSFNKLLDEHKVIRSFSRPGTPYDNSPMESWWSNFKGIWMDSHPRPATLEALIKLVQDGIDYFNNIDRLPTKNGLTPEECWNKAIAK is encoded by the coding sequence GTGAATTCACAACGAAAGCTGTCTTACCAGGCAATAATGGAGGTCAGCGAAGGTAATCATGGATGGAAATCTATTCTATTAGACCATATAGGTGTTTCTAGACAAGCGTTAAATAAGTTCTTACATCATAGGAAGACAGATTGGGAACACAAAAATGATTTATTGACTGAAGTTGTTCTTAAGACATATAAAGATCATTTTCAAAGAATTGGTGCGGGAAAGATTCTTTCTCATATTACAAAGGAACACCTTCTAGATTTTGAGGTCACGTACTACCAAGTTAGGCGTGTAATGAGAAGTGAAGGTATTAGTTGTAAATCAAAAGCAAAAAAGCGAAGTCGTAAAGATGACAATGATCAGCATGAAAAAGACAATGTATTAAACCAGAATTTTGAAGTGGAAAAACCAAACATGGTTTGGCTATCTGATTCAACCCAATTGGAATTTGGAATCAAAGAAACACACAAAGTAAAACTCAGTGGAATACTAGATTTGTGCAGTCGTAAAATAATTGGATCTTTTATAAGTCCATCAGAGACTGCAGAAGCTGAAATTGCGATGTTCAAAGAAACTTTTGAGGAAATGGGCGACGTTCATCCAATGGTACATACTGATCGTGGACCTGCATTCACAGCCGTTAGCTTTAATAAATTGTTGGATGAACACAAAGTAATAAGAAGTTTTTCAAGACCAGGCACCCCATATGATAATTCACCAATGGAGAGCTGGTGGAGTAATTTTAAGGGAATCTGGATGGATAGTCATCCAAGACCAGCAACTTTAGAAGCACTGATTAAGCTAGTACAAGATGGAATTGATTATTTCAATAACATTGATAGATTGCCAACAAAAAATGGCCTTACTCCAGAAGAATGCTGGAATAAAGCCATTGCAAAGTAG
- a CDS encoding ammonium transporter produces the protein MNIVFMLLSTMLVFLMVPGIAIFYSGFVPKRDITRILFNTFLMFGIAGLMWIVVGFPLTFGDSSLGIIGNLKHIFLTGIDLTAPYGNTGLPTDVYLLFQMMFAVLTPALFLGAVASRARIKFIALFVVFWSLLVYYPLAHFVWAPNGFLAQLGVLDFAGGTVIHINAGITAMILAITLRGPYKYNNENVPGNPMWILMGTVLLWIGWYGFNAGSALKVNTQAIDAFFTTTVAACAALITWAILEKLFKARVSVNGICTGSICGLVGITPGTGYVSVIGAFIIGIVSALGSFYFMNNLKYKLHLNDYLDIFGSHGVSGIIGSLCVGLFANKTIDNNVVNNGLFYGGGLKLLGVQFIGVLFTVAFVSIIGVVIVFVVRRFFSNEVGIDAPLNLA, from the coding sequence ATGAACATCGTGTTTATGCTCCTATCAACAATGTTAGTCTTTCTAATGGTACCCGGAATTGCTATATTTTATAGTGGTTTCGTGCCAAAAAGAGATATAACCAGGATCCTATTCAATACATTTTTAATGTTTGGTATAGCAGGTTTGATGTGGATAGTTGTCGGATTTCCACTAACTTTTGGTGATAGTAGTCTCGGAATTATCGGTAATTTGAAGCATATATTTTTAACTGGAATTGATTTAACCGCTCCATATGGAAATACAGGTTTGCCAACAGACGTCTATTTATTGTTCCAAATGATGTTCGCGGTATTAACACCTGCACTGTTCCTCGGAGCAGTTGCGAGTCGTGCACGGATTAAATTTATTGCGCTGTTTGTAGTATTTTGGTCACTGCTAGTTTATTATCCATTAGCTCATTTTGTTTGGGCACCAAATGGATTTTTGGCTCAACTCGGAGTACTAGATTTCGCCGGTGGGACAGTTATTCACATCAATGCTGGTATCACAGCAATGATCCTTGCAATAACTTTGCGTGGACCATATAAATATAACAATGAAAATGTACCAGGAAATCCTATGTGGATATTAATGGGAACGGTTTTGTTGTGGATCGGTTGGTATGGATTTAACGCCGGTTCAGCTTTGAAAGTTAATACTCAAGCAATTGACGCTTTCTTTACAACAACGGTAGCAGCCTGTGCCGCGTTAATTACTTGGGCAATTTTGGAAAAGTTATTCAAAGCACGAGTTAGTGTCAACGGTATTTGTACTGGAAGTATTTGTGGATTGGTCGGCATTACTCCAGGGACAGGATACGTATCGGTGATTGGAGCGTTCATCATTGGTATTGTATCCGCGTTAGGAAGTTTCTACTTCATGAATAATTTGAAATATAAATTACATCTAAATGACTATCTAGATATTTTCGGAAGTCATGGAGTTAGCGGAATTATCGGATCCTTGTGTGTCGGACTTTTTGCCAACAAAACTATCGATAACAACGTAGTTAACAACGGATTGTTCTACGGCGGTGGATTAAAACTATTAGGAGTCCAATTCATAGGTGTACTTTTCACAGTGGCATTTGTATCAATCATAGGTGTCGTAATAGTCTTTGTAGTTAGAAGATTCTTCAGCAATGAAGTAGGAATCGATGCACCACTTAATTTAGCATAA